One genomic segment of Streptomyces caniferus includes these proteins:
- a CDS encoding virginiamycin B lyase family protein, whose product MAAVRGLAVAPFSAAFSTVTIPAGTSPLAVAVAPNGNVYVGNANSSNVTVISSTTNTVLATVPAGSGPAMIAVAQNGNVYVTNQSSNNVTVISSATNTVLATVPVGGGPFALAVAPNGNVYVANSTSNNVTVISSATNTVLATVPVGAVPDAVAVAANGNVYVANRNANTVTVISSATNTVLTTLPTGGFPGAAAVAPNGNVYIANQTSNNVTVIDSATNTVVATVPAGTVPGVIAVAPNGNVYVTNTVSNNVTVIDSATNTVLATVPTGGGPFGVAVAPTGNVYVGNSSSNNVTVISSTTNTVLATVPVGAFPFSVAAAPNSNVYVTNANSANVTEISPLTVTTSPAAPVGGQPVTFSISGGTPNGSAVVDFGDASPTVTVPLDATGSGQTTHTYTAGTFTATVNGNPTPVTVSPNPTTTTLSVTPNPSTCGQNVTACATITPAPATTTVPTGTVTFTLPNGQTQIVPVNASGQACLTTTALTTGTLTATYNGDSCFTGSNASTPVTVNRTPTKLTAQPGTIRLRLTPLPEFYIPTLSATLTTTSGMPVAGQPVTFTATTLFGPVNLGTAVTDANGTATIHNAIVPVFAIATPFYTATFPGTSCYTAATDHGILLFIPLPG is encoded by the coding sequence GTGGCCGCGGTACGGGGGCTTGCGGTCGCGCCGTTCAGTGCGGCGTTCTCCACGGTGACGATCCCGGCGGGCACGAGCCCGCTGGCGGTGGCGGTGGCCCCGAACGGCAACGTCTACGTCGGCAACGCCAATTCGAGCAACGTGACCGTGATCAGCAGCACCACGAACACCGTCCTGGCCACCGTCCCCGCCGGCTCAGGCCCGGCCATGATTGCGGTGGCGCAGAACGGCAACGTCTACGTCACCAACCAGAGCTCGAACAACGTGACGGTGATCAGCAGCGCCACGAACACCGTCCTGGCCACCGTCCCCGTCGGCGGGGGCCCGTTCGCACTGGCGGTGGCGCCGAACGGCAACGTCTACGTCGCCAACAGCACGTCGAACAACGTGACGGTGATCAGCAGCGCCACGAACACGGTCCTGGCCACCGTCCCCGTCGGCGCGGTCCCGGACGCGGTGGCGGTGGCGGCGAACGGCAACGTCTACGTCGCCAACCGGAACGCGAACACCGTGACGGTGATCAGCAGCGCCACGAACACCGTCCTGACCACCCTCCCCACCGGTGGGTTCCCGGGCGCGGCGGCGGTGGCGCCGAACGGCAACGTCTACATCGCCAACCAGACCTCGAACAACGTGACGGTGATCGACAGCGCCACGAACACGGTCGTGGCCACCGTCCCCGCCGGCACGGTCCCGGGGGTGATCGCGGTGGCGCCCAACGGCAACGTCTACGTCACCAACACCGTTTCGAACAACGTGACGGTGATCGACAGCGCCACGAACACGGTCCTGGCCACCGTCCCCACCGGCGGGGGCCCGTTCGGGGTGGCGGTGGCGCCGACCGGCAACGTCTACGTCGGCAACAGCAGTTCCAACAACGTGACGGTGATCAGCAGCACCACGAACACGGTCCTGGCCACCGTCCCCGTCGGCGCGTTCCCGTTCTCGGTGGCGGCGGCGCCGAACAGCAACGTCTACGTCACCAACGCCAACTCGGCGAACGTGACGGAGATTTCGCCGTTGACGGTGACGACCTCGCCGGCGGCGCCGGTGGGCGGGCAACCGGTGACGTTCAGCATTTCCGGGGGGACCCCGAACGGGAGCGCGGTGGTGGACTTCGGGGACGCCAGCCCCACGGTCACCGTCCCCCTGGACGCCACCGGGAGCGGGCAGACCACCCACACCTACACCGCCGGTACGTTCACCGCGACCGTGAACGGCAACCCCACCCCCGTCACCGTGAGCCCCAACCCCACCACGACGACGCTGTCGGTGACGCCGAACCCCTCCACCTGCGGTCAGAACGTGACCGCATGCGCGACCATCACCCCGGCACCAGCCACCACCACAGTGCCGACCGGCACGGTCACCTTCACCCTCCCCAACGGCCAGACCCAGATCGTCCCCGTCAACGCATCGGGGCAGGCCTGCTTGACCACCACCGCCCTGACCACCGGCACCCTCACCGCCACCTACAACGGCGACAGCTGCTTCACCGGCTCCAACGCCAGCACCCCCGTCACCGTGAACCGCACCCCCACAAAGCTGACCGCGCAGCCAGGCACGATCCGGCTCCGGCTGACCCCGCTGCCCGAGTTCTACATCCCCACCCTCAGCGCCACCCTGACGACCACCTCGGGGATGCCGGTGGCCGGTCAGCCGGTGACCTTCACCGCCACCACGCTCTTCGGCCCGGTCAACCTCGGCACCGCCGTCACCGACGCCAACGGCACCGCCACCATCCACAACGCCATCGTCCCCGTCTTCGCCATCGCCACCCCCTTCTACACCGCCACCTTCCCCGGCACTTCCTGCTACACCGCCGCAACCGACCACGGCATCCTACTGTTCATCCCCCTCCCAGGCTGA